From a single Salvelinus namaycush isolate Seneca chromosome 14, SaNama_1.0, whole genome shotgun sequence genomic region:
- the LOC120058717 gene encoding transcription factor HES-5-like, with protein MAPTMTRQITYSEQHLSLTKVKKPAVEKMRRDRINTSIEQLKSLLGPEFLLQKPDSKQEKADILEMTVYFLSRQQQAGSSSTVAANGGYSHCVQEAVSFLLQCEVKTQSHSRLLSHFQSLQTSSQHSQAPRSLSPLGSPVHQATTKGVLRPISHPLWRPW; from the exons ATGGCACCAACAATGACTAGACAGATTACCTACTCTGAGCAGCACCTCTCACTTACTAAG GTAAAGAAGCCAGCTGTGGAGAAGATGCGCAGGGATCGCATCAACACCAGCATCGAGCAGCTCAAGTCCCTCCTGGGTCCTGAGTTCCTCCTGCAGAAGCCTGACTCCAAGCAGGAGAAGGCTGACATCTTGGAGATGACCGTCTATTTCCTGAGCCGACAGCAGCAGGCAGGAAGTTCCTCCACCGTGGCAGCCAATGGGGGCTACTCTCACTGTGTGCAGGAGGCTGTCAGCTTCCTGTTGCAGTGTGAGGTGAAGACACAGTCCCACAGCAGGCTGCTGAGCCACTTCCAGAGCCTgcagacatccagccaacatagCCAGGCTCCCAGGTCCTTATCCCCGCTGGGCTCCCCAGTCCACCAGGCCACCACCAAGGGTGTGCTGAGACCCATCTCCCATCCACTCTGGAGGCCCTGGTAG